A portion of the Phyllopteryx taeniolatus isolate TA_2022b chromosome 15, UOR_Ptae_1.2, whole genome shotgun sequence genome contains these proteins:
- the LOC133490131 gene encoding MAM domain-containing protein 2-like, whose translation MLPFYLLALAAAVQAHKELLPGSCNFEANTCGYTSDADFSSWTLHKDGRFIAVDAALDDDQDSDIRTDATRVLLSPVLEQSEWSCMRLVYQISGTGSLQVLQRTEGRSFDRLLWSSRTPSDSWVIASMDLYNSTETARVVIEGTPGKKAGSSVAIFEIHISPGYCLDCDFEESHLCGYNNQWNANVNWFVGGGGGGGGQLLHNNLPDDYTHNNSTGHFMYVDSIYSKTFKEVAKLVSPMTMAPMSGCLTFHYQRSDEGGNLFSVYTRDRLGQYQELWRAEPETSGDWSGTHGEWTPVQVDLKAPYSVQVLFEVSFNSPRGGHVAVDDISFSSEFCSSDTDPTFDASIANCDFESDLCQYTQDQRTGSLWRRVSVKPNIFRNGDHTSGAGTFLLAHSKLNTQSSYMSRLVSPTLAANMKYCLRFYFSLRGFNQTDQALEVYLQQGSSEERIWSQGEKSRGIWIAADVTFQTSQPAKVAFVSTCRSLWDCGSVALDDITMSLGDCELVTGMSSFLPGCCDFAAGLCGYTQDKQTDAADWEWRRGPTPTSYTGPRGDHTSGLGYYLYMEASPMLPGQTVRLLSRPLRGSRGPQCLRFFYHMYGSSTGQLSVHLQRDGGDILLWQRSGEQSTAWLRATVEYQNDSQHQIMFEATRGSSVRSDIAIDDIVFEGGPCPATETKAPMATFNVIE comes from the exons ATGCTTCCATTCTACCTTTTGGCTCTAGCTG CCGCCGTCCAAGCCCACAAGGAGTTGCTGCCGGGATCCTGCAACTTTGAAGCCAACACCTGCGGTTACACGTCAGATGCCGATTTTAGCAGCTGGACCCTACACAAAGATG GCCGTTTCATCGCCGTAGATGCCGCTTTGGATGACGACCAGGACTCGGACATACGTACAGATGCCACGAGAGTCTTGTTGAGTCCGGTTCTGGAGCAGAGTGAGTGGAGCTGCATGAGGTTGGTCTACCAGATCAGCGGCACAGGAAGCCTGCAAGTCCTGCAGCGCACAGAGGGACGGAGCTTTGACAGGCTGCTGTGGAGCAGCCGAACGCCATCAGACAGCTGGGTCATTGCAAGCATGGACCTGTACAACAGCACTGAGACTGCTCGG GTCGTTATCGAAGGGACGCCCGGGAAGAAGGCTGGGAGCAGCGTGGCCATTTTTGAGATCCACATAAGTCCCGGATACTGCCTGG ACTGCGACTTTGAGGAATCTCACCTGTGCGGGTACAATAACCAGTGGAATGCTAATGTGAACTGGTTcgtgggtggtggtggtggtggtggaggccagCTGCTTCACAACAATCTGCCAGACGattacacacacaacaacagtaCAG GTCACTTTATGTATGTGGACTCCATCTACTCCAAAACGTTTAAAGAAGTGGCCAAACTGGTGTCTCCCATGACCATGGCGCCCATGTCCGGCTGCCTGACGTTTCACTATCAGCGCAGCGACGAGGGAGGGAACCTCTTCTCCGTTTACACCCGTGACCGACTGGGTCAGTACCAGGAGCTGTGGAGAGCGGAGCCAGAGACCTCCGGTGACTGGAGTGGGACACACGGAGAGTGGACACCTGTGCAGGTGGACCTAAAAGCGCCGTACTCCGTGCAG GTGCTTTTCGAGGTGTCCTTCAACAGCCCAAGAGGCGGGCACGTTGCTGTTGATGACATTTCCTTTTCGTCTGAGTTCTGCAGCTCAGACACGG ACCCGACCTTTGACGCCTCCATTGCCAACTGTGACTTTGAGTCAGATTTGTGCCAGTACACACAAGACCAGAGGACAGGATCATTGTGGAGGAGAGTGTCTGTAAAACCCAATATTTTTAGAAACGGGGACCACACATCTGGAGCAG GGACTTTCTTGTTGGCTCACTCCAAGCTGAACACACAGTCCAGCTACATGAGTCGCTTAGTCAGTCCGACACTGGCTGCAAACATGAAGTACTGCCTACGATTTTACTTCTCTTTGAGGG GATTCAACCAGACGGACCAAGCCCTTGAGGTTTATCTTCAACAGGGCAGCAGCGAGGAGAGGATCTGGAGTCAGGGGGAGAAGTCCAGAGGAATCTGGATAGCAGCAGACGTGACCTTCCAGACATCACAGCCTGCCAAG GTGGCTTTTGTCAGCACCTGCAGGAGCCTGTGGGACTGCGGCTCTGTGGCTCTTGATGACATCACCATGAGCCTTGGAGACTGTGAGTTGGTGACAG GAATGTCGTCATTCCTTCCAGGATGTTGTGACTTTGCAGCAGGCCTGTGTGGTTACACTCAGGACAAGCAGACTGATGCTGCTGACTGGGAGTGGAGGAGAGGGCCCACCCCAACCTCATACACTGGACCCAGAGGAGATCATACCAGTGGACTCG GATACTACCTGTACATGGAAGCATCTCCCATGCTGCCCGGCCAGACTGTCCGCCTGCTGTCCCGCCCTCTCAGGGGCTCGAGGGGGCCTCAGTGTCTACGCTTCTTCTACCACATGTACGGATCGAGCACAGGCCAGCTCAGTGTTCACCTACAAAGAGACGGAGGAGACATTTTGCTGTGGCAACGAAGCGGCGAGCAGAGCACCGCCTGGCTGAGGGCCACAGTGGAGTACCAGAATGACAGCCAACATCAG ATTATGTTTGAAGCAACCAGAGGTTCATCAGTCAGGAGTGACATCGCCATCGATGACATCGTCTTTGAGGGTGGACCTTGTCCAG CAACAGAGACTAAAGCCCCCATGGCGACATTCAACGTAATCGAGTAG